One segment of Neobacillus endophyticus DNA contains the following:
- a CDS encoding Na/Pi symporter has product MLYIILFVLCILLFIFGMTIIRFGLFNLSAHKLKIWLSKLTRTPLKGMLTGTFITALLQSSSAVMVVTIGLISARMMTFPQSIGIILGTNIGTTFKTELITFKIDAALIPLAISGAVLMLFRHKRARSTGMLLLGISSVFTAMKGFELLAQPLTEMNMINRFILFINDNIFFSLITGTIITAIIQSSTAMTGITMGFLTAGLLQLDAGIAIVLGANIGTCITAVIASIGGGNESRLAAYAHVWLNVMGVLLFIPLIPILNKNAPFLANTMEVQLAHISVIFNVVTSLLALPFANKFGEMILFLHDKKKRT; this is encoded by the coding sequence ATGCTATACATAATATTATTTGTTCTTTGCATTTTATTATTTATTTTTGGAATGACCATTATTAGGTTTGGTTTATTTAATTTATCTGCACATAAGTTAAAAATTTGGCTTTCCAAATTAACACGCACCCCTTTGAAAGGGATGCTGACTGGTACTTTTATCACGGCATTGCTTCAAAGCAGTTCTGCTGTTATGGTTGTAACCATTGGATTAATTTCTGCACGTATGATGACCTTCCCCCAATCCATCGGAATTATCCTTGGTACGAATATAGGGACTACATTTAAAACTGAGCTCATAACATTTAAAATAGATGCTGCCCTCATTCCCTTAGCGATCAGCGGCGCTGTTCTCATGCTATTTCGCCATAAACGGGCAAGAAGTACCGGAATGCTCTTATTGGGAATTTCCTCAGTGTTTACGGCGATGAAAGGTTTTGAATTATTGGCACAGCCATTGACCGAGATGAACATGATTAACCGTTTTATTTTATTTATTAATGACAATATTTTCTTCAGTTTAATTACAGGGACTATAATTACTGCAATTATACAATCGAGTACGGCTATGACCGGGATCACCATGGGCTTTTTAACGGCAGGACTTTTGCAGCTTGATGCAGGTATTGCAATCGTACTAGGGGCTAATATTGGCACTTGTATAACTGCCGTCATAGCTTCCATAGGCGGGGGAAATGAATCGAGACTTGCCGCATATGCCCATGTCTGGCTTAATGTGATGGGGGTTCTGTTATTTATCCCCCTTATCCCTATACTTAACAAGAATGCTCCATTTCTTGCCAATACGATGGAAGTTCAACTTGCCCATATCAGTGTCATTTTTAATGTGGTAACTTCCCTACTTGCATTGCCCTTTGCTAATAAGTTTGGAGAGATGATATTGTTTTTGCATGATAAGAAAAAACGGACCTGA
- the rpsU gene encoding 30S ribosomal protein S21 yields the protein MSKTVVRKNESLEDALRRFKRSVSKTGTLQEARKREFYEKPSVKRKKKSEAARKRKY from the coding sequence ATGTCTAAAACCGTCGTTCGTAAAAACGAATCGCTTGAAGATGCTCTTCGTCGCTTCAAACGTTCTGTATCAAAAACTGGTACTTTGCAAGAGGCAAGAAAGCGCGAATTCTACGAAAAACCAAGTGTAAAACGTAAGAAAAAGTCTGAAGCAGCAAGAAAACGTAAGTATTAA